In Microbacterium pumilum, the following proteins share a genomic window:
- the efeB gene encoding iron uptake transporter deferrochelatase/peroxidase subunit — MSPDPGGVSRRGLLGLAIGAGAAGLAIGAGAGATAGVAVGRARAETAAAVHPFFGGHQSGITTPVQDRLHFASFDMMARTDRDDLVSLLQDWTYAAARMTQGLDVSVSGAVGGSPEAPPDDTGEALGLPASSLTITFGFGPTLFELDGVDRYGIAAQRPSTLEQLPAFVGDDLDPNASGGDLCIQACADDPQVAVHAIRNLSRIAFGRARLRWSQLGFGRTSRTTTAQQTPRNLFGFKDGTRNILSDDTAALDEHVWVAASDTPAWMAGGSYLVARKIAMLIETWDRVRLSEQNDIIGRTKGEGAPLSGGDEYTEPDFAAADTTGAPVIPVDSHVRLAHPDANEGTRMLRRGYNFVDGNNDLGRLDAGLFFLSYQRDPGQFIRVQRSLSTDVMSEYIRHVRSGLWAIPPGAAPGSYVGAGLLS; from the coding sequence ATGAGCCCGGACCCCGGCGGCGTCAGCCGCCGGGGTCTGCTCGGGCTCGCGATCGGAGCCGGGGCAGCCGGTCTCGCGATCGGTGCAGGAGCCGGCGCGACGGCCGGCGTCGCCGTCGGTCGCGCCCGCGCCGAGACCGCGGCAGCCGTCCACCCGTTCTTCGGCGGGCATCAGTCCGGCATCACGACGCCCGTCCAGGACCGGCTGCATTTCGCATCGTTCGACATGATGGCGCGCACCGACCGAGACGACCTGGTGTCGCTGCTGCAGGACTGGACGTATGCCGCTGCCCGTATGACCCAGGGACTCGATGTCAGTGTGAGCGGCGCGGTGGGCGGGTCGCCCGAAGCCCCGCCCGATGACACCGGCGAAGCGCTCGGGTTGCCGGCGAGCAGCCTGACGATCACGTTCGGCTTCGGCCCGACGCTCTTCGAGCTCGACGGGGTGGATCGATACGGCATCGCGGCGCAGCGTCCTTCGACCCTCGAGCAGCTGCCGGCCTTCGTCGGCGACGACCTCGATCCGAACGCCTCCGGGGGAGACCTCTGCATCCAGGCGTGCGCAGACGATCCCCAAGTCGCCGTACACGCCATCCGCAATCTCAGTCGCATCGCATTCGGCCGCGCCCGGCTTCGCTGGTCTCAGCTGGGGTTCGGGCGCACCTCCCGCACCACGACGGCGCAGCAGACACCGCGCAATCTCTTCGGGTTCAAGGACGGCACCCGCAACATCTTGTCCGACGACACGGCGGCACTGGACGAGCACGTGTGGGTCGCGGCATCCGACACACCCGCATGGATGGCGGGAGGCTCGTATCTCGTCGCCCGCAAGATCGCGATGCTCATCGAGACATGGGATCGTGTGCGGCTGTCCGAGCAGAACGACATCATCGGCCGGACGAAGGGCGAGGGTGCGCCTCTCTCGGGCGGGGACGAGTACACCGAGCCCGACTTCGCGGCCGCCGACACCACCGGGGCGCCCGTCATCCCGGTCGACAGCCACGTCCGGCTGGCGCATCCGGATGCCAATGAGGGCACCCGGATGCTCCGCCGCGGCTATAACTTCGTCGACGGCAACAACGACCTCGGCCGGTTGGATGCGGGGCTGTTCTTCCTGTCGTATCAGCGCGACCCCGGGCAGTTCATCCGCGTGCAGCGCTCGCTGTCGACCGACGTGATGAGCGAGTACATCCGGCACGTGCGCTCGGGACTGTGGGCGATTCCGCCCGGCGCGGCACCGGGATCGTACGTCGGAGCAGGCCTGCTGAGCTAG
- a CDS encoding epoxide hydrolase, whose amino-acid sequence MNTTDTPTDIRPFRVDVPQAEVDDLTARLARTRFPQPAPGDDWDAGTPVTYLRDAVARWHDSFDWREVEARINAFPHFTTEIDGQTFHFIHARSPHPGATPLILAHTYPGSFVDYLDMIGPLIDPVAHGGRAEDAFDVVVPDAPGYGFSQPVGEPGWATARVAAAYDTLMRRLGYDSYGIHGSDNGALIARDLGLLEPEGFLGLHVLQLFSFPSGDPDEFAKLEPADYAGLEHMQWFQSVGGYNTMNASRPQTVAAGLSDSPVGLLAYSELFNSFGNGTSLVPLDAILAEVSVSWFANAPAGMSRSYRDNALAEAEPRVSTARTGVAVFADDFQTIKVFAERDNTNIVHWSRFERGGHFAALEVPELVVGDIRSFFSREGDDV is encoded by the coding sequence ATGAACACGACAGACACCCCCACCGACATCCGTCCGTTCCGCGTCGACGTGCCGCAGGCCGAGGTAGACGACCTGACCGCGCGGCTCGCGCGGACCCGCTTCCCCCAGCCGGCACCAGGTGACGACTGGGACGCGGGAACGCCCGTGACGTACCTCCGCGATGCCGTGGCCCGCTGGCACGACTCGTTCGACTGGCGCGAGGTCGAAGCGCGGATCAACGCGTTCCCGCACTTCACGACCGAGATCGACGGCCAGACCTTCCACTTCATCCACGCTCGTTCGCCGCACCCGGGCGCGACCCCGCTGATCCTGGCGCACACGTATCCCGGCTCGTTCGTGGACTACCTCGACATGATCGGTCCGCTCATCGACCCGGTCGCGCACGGCGGACGCGCCGAGGACGCGTTCGACGTCGTCGTTCCCGACGCTCCGGGATACGGGTTCAGCCAGCCGGTCGGCGAGCCCGGATGGGCGACGGCCCGGGTCGCCGCAGCGTACGACACGCTGATGCGACGCCTCGGGTACGACTCCTACGGCATCCACGGCAGCGACAACGGCGCGCTGATCGCCCGCGATCTCGGCCTGCTCGAGCCGGAAGGCTTCCTCGGCCTGCACGTGCTGCAGCTCTTCTCGTTCCCCTCGGGCGACCCCGACGAGTTCGCGAAGCTCGAGCCGGCCGATTACGCCGGACTCGAGCACATGCAGTGGTTCCAATCGGTCGGCGGCTACAACACCATGAACGCGTCACGCCCGCAGACCGTCGCCGCCGGGCTGTCGGACTCCCCCGTCGGGCTCCTCGCCTACTCCGAGCTGTTCAACTCGTTCGGCAACGGCACGAGCCTCGTGCCGCTCGACGCGATCCTCGCCGAGGTGAGCGTCTCGTGGTTCGCGAACGCACCGGCCGGGATGTCGCGCTCCTACCGTGACAACGCCCTCGCCGAGGCGGAGCCCCGCGTCAGCACTGCGCGCACCGGCGTCGCGGTGTTCGCCGACGATTTCCAGACCATCAAGGTGTTCGCCGAGCGCGACAACACCAACATCGTCCACTGGAGCCGGTTCGAGCGCGGCGGCCACTTCGCGGCGCTCGAAGTGCCCGAGCTGGTGGTCGGCGACATCCGCTCGTTCTTCAGCAGGGAGGGCGACGACGTCTAG
- a CDS encoding acyltransferase family protein, which translates to MTDPAHAAAAAASSSPGAPATGSVGVHQKRRRVPFWDNARFACIVLVVLGHATQRLTYDSDIALGLYLVVYAFHMPAFAIISGYFSKSDSPTRVQMARVITDILVPYVIFEAVWTLTKWIVEGRANPNITEPSWTLWFLLALGIFRLVLPYLALLRYPLLWTVVISIGAGYLPNLDSTFSLSRTLGLLPFFTLGWWLREHDIVDRFRLLRSRAWWVPVAAVAAFVVAGWAAWYFVDGWREMNLREWLFYDENYSSIGGTQWWAGGVRLALIAIAVVLSAAFFALVPRRTHWWTHFGQYTMYVYLLHSFVLYPFRESGLLRDLDPTWLWLPIVVVASVLIALGLATRPVRRVFRPLVEPRPAWLFADPKLARREGRRSDPTGSRRPAEQPRPAPGPHPDPRQNG; encoded by the coding sequence ATGACCGATCCAGCCCATGCAGCCGCGGCCGCGGCATCCTCTTCCCCCGGCGCACCCGCCACCGGGAGCGTCGGCGTGCATCAGAAGCGTCGACGGGTCCCGTTCTGGGACAACGCCCGATTCGCGTGCATCGTCCTGGTGGTGCTGGGCCACGCCACCCAGCGTCTGACGTACGACTCCGACATCGCCCTCGGCCTGTACCTCGTCGTCTACGCGTTCCACATGCCGGCGTTCGCGATCATCTCGGGCTATTTCTCCAAGTCCGACTCCCCCACCCGCGTGCAGATGGCCCGCGTGATCACGGATATCCTCGTGCCGTACGTGATCTTCGAGGCGGTGTGGACGCTCACCAAGTGGATCGTCGAGGGTCGCGCCAACCCCAACATCACCGAGCCCTCATGGACCCTCTGGTTCCTGCTCGCGCTCGGCATCTTCCGGCTCGTGCTGCCGTACCTCGCGCTGCTCCGCTATCCGCTGCTGTGGACGGTCGTCATCTCGATCGGCGCGGGCTACCTCCCGAATCTCGACTCCACGTTCTCGCTCTCGCGGACGCTGGGGCTCCTCCCCTTCTTCACGCTCGGCTGGTGGCTTCGCGAGCACGACATCGTCGACCGGTTCCGGCTGCTGCGGAGCAGGGCGTGGTGGGTGCCGGTCGCCGCTGTGGCCGCGTTCGTCGTCGCAGGCTGGGCGGCGTGGTACTTCGTCGACGGCTGGCGCGAGATGAACCTGCGCGAATGGCTCTTCTACGACGAGAACTACTCGTCGATCGGCGGGACGCAGTGGTGGGCCGGGGGCGTGCGGCTCGCGCTCATCGCCATCGCGGTCGTGCTCAGCGCCGCCTTCTTCGCACTCGTTCCCCGCCGCACGCACTGGTGGACCCATTTCGGCCAGTACACGATGTACGTCTACCTGCTCCACTCCTTCGTGCTCTACCCGTTCCGCGAGTCGGGCCTGCTCCGCGATCTCGACCCGACGTGGCTGTGGCTGCCGATCGTCGTGGTGGCATCCGTGCTCATCGCACTGGGCCTGGCGACCAGACCGGTGCGGCGCGTGTTCCGCCCGCTCGTCGAGCCGCGGCCCGCGTGGCTCTTCGCCGACCCGAAGCTCGCGCGACGTGAGGGGCGACGGAGCGACCCCACCGGCTCTCGGCGTCCGGCCGAGCAGCCGCGACCGGCCCCCGGACCGCATCCGGACCCACGACAGAACGGCTGA
- a CDS encoding LLM class flavin-dependent oxidoreductase, giving the protein MQFGIFTVSDITEDPTTGITPSENERIRSTLAIAKHAEDVGLDVFALGEHHNPPFWSSSPTTTLAYIAAQTEHLILSTATTLITTNDPVKIAEDFAMLQHVSGGRVDLMLGRGNTGPVYPWFGKDIRQGLPLAIENYNLLHRLWREDVVDWEGQFRTPLQGFTSTPRPLDGVAPFVWHGSIRTPEIAEQAAYYGDGFFANNIFWPKEHYQRLIALYRQRYAHYGHGTPEQAIVGLGGQVFMSAKSQDAVREFRPYFDNAPVYGHGPSLEDFSEMTPLTVGSPQQVIDRYAGMREHYGDYQRQLFLMDHAGLPLKTVLEQLDILGGEVVPVLRKELAKDRPADVPDAPTHAGLVAAAYGGEAPRQAVPGANRGDNLVGESPYRDSESQLLSASKQGSAFGSAATRTGA; this is encoded by the coding sequence ATGCAGTTCGGCATCTTCACGGTGAGCGACATCACCGAGGACCCGACGACCGGAATCACGCCGAGCGAGAACGAGCGGATCCGCAGCACCCTCGCGATCGCGAAGCACGCCGAGGATGTCGGTCTCGACGTCTTCGCGCTGGGCGAGCACCACAACCCGCCGTTCTGGTCGTCGTCACCCACCACGACCCTCGCCTACATCGCCGCCCAGACCGAGCACCTCATCCTCTCGACAGCGACCACGCTGATCACGACCAACGACCCGGTGAAGATCGCGGAGGACTTCGCGATGCTCCAGCACGTGTCGGGCGGGCGCGTCGACCTCATGCTCGGCCGCGGCAACACCGGCCCGGTCTACCCGTGGTTCGGCAAGGACATCCGCCAGGGTCTGCCCCTCGCGATCGAGAACTACAACCTGCTGCACCGCCTGTGGCGAGAGGATGTCGTCGACTGGGAGGGCCAGTTCCGCACGCCCCTTCAGGGCTTCACGTCGACCCCGCGTCCGCTGGACGGCGTGGCCCCGTTCGTCTGGCACGGCTCGATCCGCACCCCTGAGATCGCCGAGCAGGCCGCCTACTACGGCGACGGATTCTTCGCGAACAACATCTTCTGGCCCAAGGAGCACTACCAGCGCCTGATCGCCCTCTACCGTCAGCGCTACGCCCACTACGGGCACGGCACGCCGGAACAGGCGATCGTCGGCCTCGGCGGCCAGGTGTTCATGTCTGCCAAATCGCAGGATGCCGTCCGCGAGTTCCGGCCTTACTTCGACAACGCCCCGGTCTACGGACACGGTCCGTCGCTCGAGGACTTCAGCGAGATGACTCCCCTCACGGTCGGGTCTCCGCAGCAGGTCATCGACCGGTACGCCGGTATGCGCGAGCACTATGGCGACTACCAGCGCCAGCTGTTCCTCATGGACCACGCGGGTCTGCCGCTGAAGACCGTGCTCGAGCAGCTCGACATCCTGGGTGGCGAGGTCGTTCCCGTGCTGCGCAAGGAGCTCGCGAAGGACCGTCCCGCCGACGTGCCGGATGCCCCGACGCATGCTGGTCTCGTGGCGGCGGCGTACGGCGGCGAGGCGCCCCGGCAGGCCGTCCCTGGCGCGAACCGCGGCGACAACCTCGTCGGCGAATCGCCCTACCGCGACAGCGAGTCTCAGCTGCTGAGCGCGTCGAAGCAGGGATCGGCGTTCGGTTCGGCCGCGACTCGGACAGGGGCCTGA
- the efeO gene encoding iron uptake system protein EfeO, whose amino-acid sequence MTTHRTLGVLAVAGVAALVLAGCVAKRDVAATGALAVTSTDSACEVSDSSATSGTLSFDVSNRGDQISEFYLLAEDGLRIVGEAENIAPGASRTLTVVAQPGEYFTLCKPGMVGEGVGKAGFSVAGDRVEATGDDAEQNQQAVDLYAAFVKDQVEQLLPAVETFVTAYESGDDDAAKTQFPNVRAYYERIEPIAESLGDLDPRIDFREVDAVADGLDWTGFHRIEKDLWVPAEDALNADGASAWQDWAPSTPQERAAFGDQLIADVQELYDYVHSADFQTALESQGAAGLSNGAIALLDEVATGKISGEEDWWSGSDLWDFAANVEGSKMAFSLVQPFAESKGDEGGALVEQIDSGYADLEAALAVHGSLADGFVDYNELTDADKRELTDLINALAEPLSQLTVTVLG is encoded by the coding sequence ATGACCACCCACCGCACCCTGGGCGTCCTCGCCGTCGCCGGCGTCGCCGCACTGGTTCTGGCCGGCTGCGTGGCCAAGAGGGATGTCGCGGCGACGGGCGCGTTGGCCGTGACCTCGACCGATTCGGCGTGCGAGGTGTCGGACTCCTCGGCGACCAGCGGCACCCTCTCGTTCGACGTGAGCAACAGGGGCGACCAGATCTCGGAGTTCTACCTGTTGGCGGAGGACGGGCTGAGGATCGTCGGCGAAGCCGAGAACATCGCACCCGGCGCCTCGCGCACGCTCACCGTGGTGGCGCAGCCGGGCGAGTACTTCACGCTGTGCAAGCCCGGAATGGTCGGCGAGGGCGTCGGCAAGGCCGGTTTCTCGGTCGCCGGTGATCGCGTCGAGGCGACCGGTGACGACGCCGAGCAGAACCAGCAGGCCGTCGACCTGTACGCGGCGTTCGTCAAGGACCAGGTCGAGCAGCTGCTGCCCGCCGTCGAGACCTTCGTGACCGCCTACGAGTCGGGCGACGACGACGCCGCGAAGACGCAGTTCCCCAACGTCCGCGCCTACTACGAGCGGATCGAGCCCATCGCCGAGTCGCTGGGCGACCTCGACCCGAGGATCGACTTCCGCGAAGTGGACGCCGTTGCGGACGGGCTCGACTGGACCGGCTTCCACCGCATCGAGAAGGACCTGTGGGTGCCGGCGGAGGACGCGCTCAACGCCGACGGCGCGTCGGCCTGGCAGGACTGGGCGCCATCCACTCCGCAGGAGCGCGCCGCGTTCGGCGACCAGCTGATCGCCGACGTGCAGGAGCTCTACGACTACGTGCACTCCGCGGACTTCCAGACGGCCCTCGAGTCGCAGGGTGCCGCGGGTCTCAGCAACGGCGCGATCGCCCTCCTCGACGAGGTCGCCACCGGCAAGATCTCGGGCGAAGAGGACTGGTGGTCCGGCTCCGACCTGTGGGATTTCGCCGCGAACGTCGAGGGCTCGAAGATGGCCTTCTCTCTCGTCCAACCCTTCGCCGAGTCGAAGGGCGACGAGGGCGGGGCCCTCGTCGAGCAGATCGACTCCGGCTACGCCGACCTCGAGGCCGCTCTCGCCGTACATGGCTCGCTGGCGGACGGCTTCGTCGACTACAACGAGCTGACGGATGCAGACAAGCGCGAGCTGACGGACCTGATCAACGCTCTCGCCGAACCGCTGTCGCAGCTCACGGTGACCGTTCTGGGCTGA
- a CDS encoding alpha/beta fold hydrolase: MTSIDDALAQDRAIPDVDWHVFPPATEHDVFPAPSGGLARARLGDPDAPRVVLVSGVAGSKEDFILLFPLFAAAGYRVESFDIAGHYGSVDSGPQHFDPPREHYDYRLFIDDLIAILEDGRTPAHVLGYSFAGLVAELAMIERPDLFASLTLMAAPPATGQVFRGVKHIGPISDMPPHRAAGLILWGIRYNLNRTPPMRIAFVRERMAVTGRAVIDDIVGLMMTMPDVADEVAAVDIPKLIAVGEADLWPEAQHREYAERIGARIAVYPTGHAPCETAPHQLVRDMLQVFASG, translated from the coding sequence ATGACTTCGATCGACGATGCGCTCGCTCAGGATCGGGCGATCCCCGACGTGGACTGGCACGTCTTTCCTCCCGCAACCGAACACGATGTGTTCCCGGCACCCAGCGGCGGTCTGGCGCGCGCCAGACTCGGCGACCCCGATGCGCCCCGGGTCGTGCTGGTCTCAGGTGTCGCGGGGTCGAAGGAGGACTTCATCCTCCTGTTCCCGCTGTTCGCCGCGGCCGGCTATCGCGTCGAGTCGTTCGACATCGCGGGGCACTACGGCTCGGTGGATTCCGGCCCGCAGCACTTCGACCCGCCCCGCGAGCACTACGACTACCGCCTCTTCATCGACGACCTCATCGCGATCCTCGAGGACGGTCGAACCCCGGCCCACGTCCTGGGCTACAGCTTCGCCGGCCTCGTCGCGGAACTGGCGATGATCGAGCGTCCAGACCTGTTCGCCAGCCTGACGCTCATGGCCGCTCCGCCGGCGACCGGCCAGGTGTTCCGGGGCGTCAAGCACATCGGTCCGATCTCCGACATGCCACCGCATCGAGCTGCCGGGCTCATCCTGTGGGGCATCCGCTACAACCTCAACCGCACGCCGCCGATGCGGATCGCGTTCGTCAGGGAGCGGATGGCGGTCACAGGTCGCGCCGTCATCGACGACATCGTGGGGCTCATGATGACGATGCCGGATGTCGCCGACGAGGTCGCCGCGGTCGACATCCCGAAGCTCATCGCCGTCGGTGAGGCGGACCTGTGGCCCGAGGCCCAGCACCGCGAGTACGCCGAGCGGATCGGAGCCCGCATCGCGGTATATCCGACCGGCCACGCGCCCTGCGAGACCGCACCCCACCAGCTCGTGCGCGACATGCTGCAGGTCTTCGCCTCGGGCTGA
- a CDS encoding helix-turn-helix transcriptional regulator: MLETSARLLSLLALMQSRPDWTGAELAVRLDVTPRTIRNDIERLRALGYPVDATRGRAGSYRLGAGGRLPPLLLDDEEAVAVAIGLRVATGVAGIADAGERALAKLLQVLPSRLRPTVDALAATVDRGPENIGTDAPDPEVDPAALAAAAQAIRDQEWFRFEYPDGVRLAEPYRLLSWQRRWYLVGRDPQSGEWSTFRMDWVAPRMPTRRSFEPVALPGGDFTEFVLRSVASSGWIVHARLRVDAPAEAVVARINPTVGVVESIDATTSVLVTGADSLETVAAYIGMLGMPFTVESPVELRAHLARLAESYARAAVEAPAPL, from the coding sequence ATGCTCGAGACGTCGGCGCGACTCCTTTCTCTTCTCGCGCTGATGCAGAGCCGCCCGGACTGGACCGGCGCCGAGCTCGCCGTGCGACTCGACGTGACTCCGCGCACGATCCGAAACGACATCGAGCGCCTGCGCGCGCTCGGCTACCCCGTCGACGCCACGCGCGGTCGCGCAGGCTCATACCGGCTCGGCGCCGGCGGGCGGCTGCCGCCCCTCCTCCTCGACGATGAGGAGGCCGTGGCCGTCGCGATCGGACTGCGCGTCGCGACCGGCGTCGCCGGCATTGCGGATGCCGGCGAGCGCGCTCTCGCGAAGCTCCTGCAGGTGCTGCCGTCGCGGCTGCGCCCCACCGTGGACGCGCTTGCCGCGACCGTCGACCGCGGCCCCGAGAACATCGGCACCGACGCGCCCGATCCCGAGGTCGATCCCGCCGCGCTCGCGGCGGCGGCGCAGGCGATCCGCGATCAGGAGTGGTTCCGCTTCGAGTATCCGGACGGTGTGCGGCTCGCGGAGCCATACCGCCTGCTCAGCTGGCAGCGGCGCTGGTACCTGGTCGGCCGCGACCCGCAGAGCGGCGAGTGGTCGACGTTCCGCATGGACTGGGTCGCGCCACGGATGCCGACACGCAGGTCGTTTGAGCCGGTGGCACTGCCCGGTGGAGACTTCACCGAATTCGTGCTCCGCTCGGTGGCGTCGAGCGGGTGGATCGTGCACGCACGGCTCAGGGTCGACGCGCCCGCCGAAGCCGTCGTCGCGCGGATCAACCCCACGGTCGGCGTCGTGGAGTCGATCGATGCGACGACATCCGTCCTCGTCACGGGCGCCGACAGCCTCGAGACCGTCGCGGCCTACATCGGCATGCTCGGGATGCCGTTCACCGTCGAGTCGCCGGTCGAGCTGAGAGCGCACCTCGCCCGGCTTGCCGAGTCCTACGCCCGCGCGGCCGTGGAGGCGCCGGCCCCGCTCTGA
- a CDS encoding carboxylesterase/lipase family protein: protein MPEATVLAISTGVLRGVSDGGIDRYLGIPYAAPPFGMHRFHPPQAPEAWDGERNATQFGPTAPQLPYQRGMDKYLDTVEVPGDDILTVNVWTPADRDPDAKLPVLVFVHGGALTRGSAALPTYDGVTFARHGIVVVTVQYRVGQEGFAVLEDVPQNLGVLDQQAALRWVRHEIGAFGGDPGRVTVMGHSAGANTLSALLALPHAGELFDQAILQSGPLQAQPSKRAGRMTREIAKRLGVAATRAGFAAVAPPRLAAEQTALTAGGSPLGRGPSVALAIGGDAVPQNPLDALVAGASTSIPVLIGSTSEEYRLWLVPSGAVDRTRWSTVTLARVAARIPRRIVRAHRVRRPDATAGEVIGEIISDVLLRGPITRFADSRVGAEAPTYVYEFRWRSPVDRLGAAHAMELGFVFDRLDTADAVALGGPDAPQVLADAMHRAWVSFIVNGDPGWERWSPRRPVQAFDADGGHIDFAPRAEELAGLPTR from the coding sequence ATGCCCGAGGCGACCGTGCTCGCCATCTCGACCGGTGTCCTGCGCGGGGTGAGCGACGGCGGCATCGACCGCTATCTCGGCATCCCGTATGCGGCGCCGCCGTTCGGCATGCACCGGTTCCATCCGCCGCAGGCTCCGGAGGCGTGGGACGGCGAACGGAACGCCACGCAGTTCGGGCCGACCGCGCCGCAGCTGCCCTACCAGCGCGGGATGGACAAGTACCTCGACACCGTCGAGGTGCCGGGGGACGACATCCTGACCGTGAACGTGTGGACCCCGGCGGACCGCGACCCCGACGCGAAACTGCCCGTGCTGGTCTTCGTCCACGGCGGGGCGCTGACCCGGGGATCTGCCGCCCTGCCGACGTACGACGGCGTGACCTTCGCCCGCCACGGGATCGTCGTCGTCACGGTGCAGTACCGGGTCGGCCAGGAGGGGTTCGCAGTGCTGGAGGATGTGCCGCAGAACCTCGGCGTGCTCGACCAGCAGGCCGCGCTGCGATGGGTGCGGCACGAGATCGGCGCGTTCGGCGGTGACCCCGGCCGGGTCACCGTGATGGGGCACTCGGCGGGTGCCAACACGCTCAGCGCGCTGCTGGCCCTGCCTCATGCCGGCGAGCTCTTCGACCAGGCGATCCTGCAGAGCGGACCCCTGCAGGCGCAGCCGTCGAAGAGGGCAGGGCGTATGACGCGCGAGATCGCGAAGCGACTCGGAGTCGCCGCCACTCGAGCCGGGTTCGCCGCAGTCGCACCCCCGCGGCTGGCGGCGGAGCAGACGGCCTTGACCGCGGGCGGTTCGCCGCTCGGCCGGGGCCCCAGCGTGGCGCTCGCGATCGGCGGCGACGCGGTGCCCCAGAATCCGCTCGATGCGCTGGTCGCGGGTGCTTCGACGAGCATCCCCGTGCTCATCGGCTCGACGAGCGAGGAGTACCGGCTGTGGCTGGTGCCCTCTGGCGCCGTCGACCGGACACGCTGGTCGACCGTGACGCTCGCCCGCGTCGCGGCGCGGATTCCCCGGCGGATCGTGAGGGCGCACAGGGTGCGCCGACCTGATGCGACAGCCGGCGAGGTCATCGGCGAGATCATCTCGGACGTTCTGCTCCGTGGCCCCATCACCCGGTTCGCCGACAGCCGCGTCGGCGCGGAGGCGCCGACATACGTGTACGAGTTCCGCTGGCGCAGCCCGGTGGACCGACTCGGAGCCGCTCACGCGATGGAACTCGGGTTCGTCTTCGACCGACTCGACACGGCGGATGCGGTCGCCCTCGGTGGCCCCGACGCTCCCCAGGTCCTCGCCGATGCGATGCACCGGGCGTGGGTGTCGTTCATCGTGAACGGCGACCCGGGGTGGGAGCGGTGGTCGCCGCGGCGACCGGTGCAGGCCTTCGATGCCGACGGCGGTCACATCGACTTCGCTCCGCGTGCGGAGGAGCTCGCAGGTCTCCCCACGCGGTAG
- a CDS encoding N(5)-(carboxyethyl)ornithine synthase: MTDAGATLGVIGTSRKPDERRVPIHPGHFERLPDELRSRVLVEEGYGDRFGVADLELLPFVGGFASRGEVMATSDVVLLPKPQLEDVGQLRDGQVLWGWPHLVQDGRMTQLAIDKRLTVIAFEAMNHWGQDGAFGLHVFHMNNELAGYCSVLHALQLCGSTGDYGRRLTAVVIGFGATARGAVTALRAHGVHDVRVLTNRRTASVAAPIHAAHIIQFEPDDEGIFSEVITDDGRVPLAPFLAESDIVVNCTLQDPNRPLIYLRENDLGALRPGSLIIDVSCDEGMGFEWAKPTSFADPMFTVGDTINYYAVDHSPSYLWNSASWEISEALLGFIPIVMGGTEAWSQDETIRRATEVAGGVVLNPAILEFQSRGSAFPHPVGIS; the protein is encoded by the coding sequence ATGACCGATGCTGGAGCGACTCTGGGTGTGATCGGCACCTCGCGCAAACCGGACGAGCGGCGGGTTCCGATCCATCCCGGCCACTTCGAGCGGCTTCCCGATGAGCTACGCAGTCGAGTACTCGTGGAGGAGGGGTACGGCGACCGATTCGGCGTCGCCGATCTCGAACTCCTGCCCTTCGTCGGAGGCTTCGCTTCGCGGGGCGAGGTCATGGCGACATCCGATGTGGTGCTGCTTCCCAAGCCTCAGCTCGAGGATGTGGGGCAGCTCCGCGACGGCCAGGTGCTCTGGGGCTGGCCGCATCTGGTGCAGGACGGCCGGATGACGCAGCTCGCCATCGACAAGCGCCTGACGGTCATCGCGTTCGAGGCGATGAACCACTGGGGTCAGGACGGCGCCTTCGGCCTGCACGTGTTCCACATGAACAACGAGCTCGCGGGCTACTGCTCGGTACTGCACGCGCTCCAGCTCTGCGGCTCGACAGGGGACTACGGCCGCCGACTCACTGCGGTCGTGATCGGCTTCGGTGCGACCGCGCGCGGAGCCGTCACCGCGCTCCGAGCGCACGGGGTGCATGACGTGCGCGTGCTGACCAATCGGCGGACGGCATCGGTCGCGGCACCCATCCACGCGGCGCACATCATCCAGTTCGAGCCCGACGACGAGGGAATCTTCAGCGAGGTCATCACCGACGACGGTCGCGTGCCGCTCGCGCCGTTCCTGGCCGAGAGCGACATCGTCGTCAATTGCACGCTGCAGGATCCGAACCGGCCGCTGATCTACCTGCGCGAGAACGATCTCGGCGCCCTCCGGCCCGGCAGTCTCATCATCGACGTCTCGTGCGACGAGGGAATGGGCTTCGAGTGGGCCAAGCCCACGTCCTTCGCGGATCCGATGTTCACGGTCGGAGACACGATCAATTACTACGCGGTCGACCACAGCCCCTCCTACCTGTGGAACTCGGCCAGCTGGGAGATCAGCGAGGCGCTGCTCGGCTTCATCCCGATCGTCATGGGCGGAACCGAGGCGTGGTCTCAGGATGAGACGATCCGCCGGGCGACGGAGGTCGCCGGCGGCGTCGTCCTCAATCCCGCGATCCTCGAGTTCCAGTCACGTGGTTCGGCATTCCCCCATCCGGTCGGAATATCCTGA